A genomic region of Streptomyces sp. NBC_00247 contains the following coding sequences:
- a CDS encoding DNA-3-methyladenine glycosylase family protein, whose translation MAGRFAPRTARTGLPRQSPATARGGAATDGPAPVEAPLTREWTPPGPLDLRLVLGPLRRGVGDPTFRTTDDGSFWRATRTPAGPGTLRVRAAPGGRVAATAWGPGADWLLDQLPDLLGAGDDPDAFEPRHRLLALARHSRPGLRLLRTGLVMESLIPSILEQKVTTTEAYRAWRLLVRRHGTPAPGPTAGLGLHVMPDPRAWALVPSWEWHRAGVDAKRSDTVMRAVRVARRLEEAADMELPEAKARLELVPGIGPWTSAETLQRSNGAPDAVTTGDYHLPGIVGHALADDRHADDTRMLELLAPYAGQRHRATRLILLSGVSRPRRGPRMTPGDIAPL comes from the coding sequence GTGGCAGGACGCTTCGCCCCCCGCACCGCGCGCACCGGCCTGCCCCGGCAGTCACCGGCCACCGCGCGCGGGGGAGCGGCCACCGACGGGCCCGCCCCCGTCGAGGCCCCGCTGACGCGGGAGTGGACCCCGCCGGGCCCGCTCGACCTCCGCCTGGTCCTCGGACCCCTGCGGCGCGGGGTCGGCGACCCCACCTTCCGTACGACCGACGACGGCAGCTTCTGGCGGGCCACCCGCACCCCGGCGGGCCCCGGCACCCTCCGCGTCCGCGCGGCGCCCGGAGGCCGGGTCGCGGCGACCGCCTGGGGGCCCGGCGCCGACTGGCTCCTCGACCAGCTGCCCGACCTGCTCGGGGCGGGCGACGACCCGGACGCCTTCGAACCCCGCCACCGGCTGCTCGCCCTCGCCCGGCACAGCCGCCCCGGGCTGCGCCTGCTGCGCACCGGACTGGTGATGGAGTCCCTGATCCCGTCGATCCTCGAACAGAAGGTCACCACCACCGAGGCCTACCGCGCCTGGCGGCTCCTGGTGCGCCGGCACGGCACCCCCGCCCCCGGCCCCACCGCCGGGCTCGGGCTGCACGTCATGCCGGACCCGCGCGCCTGGGCGCTGGTGCCGTCCTGGGAGTGGCACCGGGCCGGCGTCGACGCCAAGCGTTCGGACACCGTCATGCGCGCGGTACGGGTGGCCCGCCGGCTGGAGGAGGCGGCCGACATGGAGCTGCCCGAGGCGAAGGCCCGGCTGGAACTGGTCCCCGGCATCGGCCCCTGGACCTCCGCCGAGACCCTCCAGCGGTCCAACGGCGCCCCGGACGCGGTCACCACCGGCGACTACCACCTGCCGGGCATCGTCGGCCACGCCCTCGCCGACGACCGGCACGCCGACGACACCCGGATGCTGGAGCTGCTCGCCCCCTACGCGGGCCAGCGCCACCGCGCGACCCGGCTGATCCTGCTCTCGGGCGTGAGCCGACCCCGCCGCGGCCCCCGGATGACCCCGGGCGACATCGCGCCGCTCTGA
- a CDS encoding NDP-sugar synthase: MTEAREAILLVGGKGTRLRPLTVRTPKPMVPAAGVPFLTHQLARARAAGVEHIVLATSYLAEVFEPHFGDGSDLGLHIEYVTEREPLGTGGAIRNVAHKLTSGPDEPVLIFNGDILTGLDIRALVTAHTASGADVSLHLTRVQDPRAFGLVPTDASGRVTAFLEKPQTPEEIVTDQINAGAYIFRRSVIDSIPADRPVSVERETFPGLLASGAHLQGMVDSTYWLDLGTPQAFVRGSADLVLGRAPSPAVPGRCGERLVLADARVAPDAKLSGGTVVGERAVIGEGARITGSAVLADAVVEPGAIITDSLVGAGARIGSRTVLTGAVIGDGARVGADNELRDGVRVWCDAVLPDGSVRFSSDE; encoded by the coding sequence GTGACAGAGGCAAGAGAAGCGATCCTCCTGGTCGGTGGGAAGGGCACCCGGCTCCGTCCCCTCACGGTCCGCACCCCGAAGCCGATGGTGCCGGCGGCGGGAGTCCCCTTCCTCACCCACCAGCTGGCCCGCGCGCGGGCGGCCGGCGTCGAGCACATCGTGCTGGCGACGTCCTACCTGGCCGAGGTGTTCGAGCCGCACTTCGGTGACGGCTCGGACCTCGGCCTGCACATCGAGTACGTCACCGAGCGGGAACCGCTGGGCACCGGCGGCGCGATACGCAACGTCGCCCACAAGCTCACCTCGGGCCCCGACGAGCCGGTGCTCATCTTCAACGGCGACATCCTCACCGGCCTGGACATCCGGGCCCTGGTGACCGCGCACACCGCATCCGGCGCGGACGTCTCGCTGCACCTCACCCGGGTCCAGGACCCGCGTGCGTTCGGCCTCGTCCCCACCGACGCCTCGGGCAGGGTCACCGCCTTCCTGGAGAAGCCGCAGACACCCGAGGAGATCGTCACCGACCAGATCAACGCGGGGGCGTACATCTTCCGCCGCTCGGTCATCGACTCGATCCCCGCCGACCGGCCGGTCTCCGTGGAACGCGAGACCTTCCCGGGACTGCTCGCCTCGGGCGCCCACCTCCAGGGCATGGTCGACTCCACGTACTGGCTCGACCTCGGCACCCCGCAGGCGTTCGTACGCGGCTCCGCCGACCTCGTCCTCGGCCGTGCGCCCTCCCCGGCCGTCCCGGGCCGCTGCGGCGAACGCCTGGTACTGGCGGACGCGCGGGTCGCCCCGGACGCCAAGCTCAGCGGCGGCACGGTCGTAGGCGAGCGCGCGGTGATCGGCGAGGGCGCCCGGATCACCGGCTCGGCGGTACTCGCCGACGCGGTGGTCGAACCCGGCGCGATCATCACCGACTCCCTCGTCGGAGCCGGCGCGCGGATCGGCAGCCGCACAGTGCTGACCGGTGCGGTCATCGGCGACGGCGCCCGGGTCGGCGCCGACAACGAGCTCCGCGACGGCGTCCGCGTCTGGTGCGACGCGGTCCTCCCGGACGGGTCGGTCCGCTTCTCCTCGGACGAGTGA
- a CDS encoding LCP family protein → MGQNSTPEEGTRGRVPQADQLGWDDSLYAGGETASGTGAENGTEEGGKPDGEAAGDGKPGDGSGGAVSGPRRPREGDGGPPGRAPGKGKRRVLRWVSSVLALLILGTGAAGYLYYRHLDNNIKKETLTLGDKKMTEHKANAAGQTPLNILLIGSDARDTAENQKLGGAKETFNGTPLADVQMLLHLSADRTNLSVVSMPRDTMLKMPKCTDPKTGKVYEASTSLVMTNTSLGRGGPGCTVAAWYELTGITIDHFMMIDFSGVVSMADAVGGVPVCVDANIYSHNAEGSGSGLRLKEGTTPVMGKQALQWLRTRYGFGGNTDLDRAQAQHQYLNSMVRELRTGTKLTDPGKLMSLAEAASNALTLDTGLDMKKLYDLAGELKKVPTKRITMTTMPNVYATGALEGRVLPKPGDAEQLFRMVRDDVPLDGKASKPAATASPTPTDPSAPVDEIAVAVRNATATDSQGPASGRAGDVRDLLKDAGFTRATLDSSDITGSARTGVLYPSADLEGDAQAVAKALGIPVSLVKKSTDVSGISLAIGADWRDGGSYPAGQDDKTPESAQALNGEDEGACMKVNPNYTW, encoded by the coding sequence TTGGGACAGAACAGCACGCCCGAGGAGGGGACGCGCGGTCGCGTCCCCCAGGCCGATCAACTCGGCTGGGACGACAGTCTCTACGCCGGCGGGGAAACGGCGAGCGGCACGGGAGCGGAGAACGGCACGGAGGAGGGCGGGAAGCCGGACGGCGAAGCCGCCGGGGACGGGAAGCCGGGGGACGGCAGCGGGGGTGCCGTCTCCGGCCCCCGGCGGCCCCGGGAGGGCGACGGCGGCCCGCCCGGGCGCGCGCCGGGGAAGGGCAAGCGGCGCGTCCTGCGCTGGGTCTCCTCGGTGCTCGCGCTGCTCATACTCGGTACCGGGGCGGCCGGTTATCTGTACTACAGGCACCTGGACAACAACATCAAGAAGGAGACCCTGACCCTCGGCGACAAGAAGATGACCGAGCACAAGGCCAACGCCGCCGGTCAGACTCCGCTCAACATCCTGCTCATCGGTTCCGACGCCCGTGACACCGCGGAGAACCAGAAGCTGGGCGGCGCGAAGGAGACCTTCAACGGCACGCCGCTCGCGGACGTGCAGATGCTGCTCCACCTCTCGGCGGACCGGACCAACCTGTCGGTGGTCAGCATGCCGCGCGACACCATGCTGAAGATGCCCAAGTGCACGGACCCGAAGACCGGCAAGGTCTACGAGGCGTCCACCTCGCTGGTCATGACCAACACGAGTCTGGGGCGCGGCGGTCCGGGCTGCACGGTCGCCGCCTGGTACGAGCTGACCGGCATCACCATCGATCACTTCATGATGATCGACTTCTCCGGCGTGGTGTCGATGGCCGACGCCGTCGGGGGCGTACCCGTCTGCGTCGACGCCAACATCTACTCCCACAACGCGGAAGGCTCCGGTTCGGGCCTCCGCCTGAAGGAGGGCACCACCCCGGTCATGGGGAAGCAGGCCCTCCAGTGGCTGCGCACCCGGTACGGCTTCGGGGGCAACACCGACCTGGACCGGGCACAGGCGCAGCACCAGTACCTGAACTCGATGGTCCGCGAGCTCCGCACGGGCACCAAGCTGACCGACCCGGGGAAGCTGATGAGCCTGGCCGAGGCGGCGAGCAACGCGCTCACGCTCGACACGGGCCTCGACATGAAGAAGCTGTACGACCTGGCCGGGGAGCTCAAGAAGGTCCCGACCAAGCGGATCACGATGACCACCATGCCGAACGTCTACGCCACGGGGGCGCTCGAAGGCCGGGTCCTCCCGAAGCCGGGCGACGCCGAGCAGCTGTTCCGGATGGTGCGCGACGACGTCCCGCTCGACGGCAAGGCGTCCAAGCCCGCGGCGACGGCCTCGCCCACGCCCACGGACCCGTCCGCGCCGGTCGACGAGATCGCCGTGGCGGTGCGCAACGCGACGGCCACCGACTCCCAGGGGCCGGCCTCCGGCCGGGCCGGTGACGTACGGGACCTGCTCAAGGACGCGGGCTTCACGCGGGCCACCCTCGACTCCTCGGACATCACCGGCTCGGCGCGGACCGGGGTCCTGTACCCGAGCGCGGACCTGGAGGGCGACGCCCAGGCGGTCGCCAAGGCGCTGGGCATCCCGGTGTCCCTGGTGAAGAAGTCGACCGACGTGTCGGGGATCTCCCTGGCGATCGGTGCCGACTGGCGCGACGGGGGCAGCTACCCCGCCGGGCAGGACGACAAGACCCCCGAG
- a CDS encoding LCP family protein produces the protein MDAQSRGRADDIDPADQWVLNPQTGNYELRLSDSEEHSPAVGDSPRVPRGRSESAAGEPRPGGRRRAPSPESGEEDTPPRDDRVPGQRSRRAGGNRRPAEPEAPAGRRKRKAKKSGKRTFLLWTSGVTAFLVVAGAGGAYALYRHFNGNIGTVDVGSAGNKNVTSPGPMNILIIGTDKRTGEGNEGYGDAGSVGHADTNILFHVSADRTNATALSIPRDLVMDIPDCETKQADGTTKVIPGTENERFNTSLGQEGRDPGCTMRTVKELTGLSVDHFMMVDFNAVKELSTAVGGVTVCMAKPINDSKSHLKLPKGESKVEGETALALLRTRHSFGNESDLDRIKVQQQFLGSMIRQMKSDDTLTSPTKLFKLANAATKALTVDSGIGSVAKLTTLAKELAKVDAKNITFTTVPVIDNPDEPTPVTVVVHPTKAEQLFETMRQDVSLTEVAAQKKAAAAKEKSAQEALLDGARAKAADVRVDVYNGGDIDGAAGATVSWLQLEKGVLKSTNKANAPAKTEKTTLAYAPDQADQARTLADMMGLPASALKQGTEDAEGLEAMTLTLGADFKGAGVAVDAPAAAPTDIQRASADKAVCSE, from the coding sequence GTGGATGCGCAAAGCCGTGGACGGGCGGACGATATCGACCCCGCGGACCAGTGGGTACTGAACCCGCAGACGGGCAATTACGAACTGCGACTGAGCGACTCCGAAGAGCATTCTCCGGCGGTGGGCGACAGCCCGCGAGTTCCGCGCGGGAGAAGCGAATCGGCTGCCGGAGAACCCCGCCCGGGCGGTCGTCGCCGGGCCCCGTCCCCGGAATCCGGTGAAGAGGACACCCCGCCCCGGGACGACAGGGTGCCGGGCCAGCGCAGCCGCCGGGCCGGCGGAAACCGGCGGCCCGCCGAGCCGGAGGCCCCTGCGGGCCGCCGCAAGCGCAAGGCGAAGAAGAGCGGCAAGCGCACGTTCCTGCTGTGGACGAGCGGGGTGACGGCGTTCCTGGTCGTCGCGGGGGCGGGCGGCGCGTACGCCCTCTACCGGCACTTCAACGGCAACATAGGCACGGTCGACGTGGGCAGCGCCGGCAACAAGAACGTCACCAGCCCGGGCCCGATGAACATCCTGATCATCGGTACCGACAAGAGGACCGGCGAGGGCAACGAGGGCTACGGCGACGCCGGAAGCGTCGGCCACGCCGACACCAACATCCTCTTCCACGTCTCGGCGGACCGGACCAACGCGACCGCGCTCAGCATCCCGCGCGACCTGGTCATGGACATCCCCGACTGCGAGACGAAGCAGGCCGACGGCACCACGAAGGTCATCCCAGGGACCGAGAACGAGCGCTTCAACACCAGTCTGGGCCAGGAGGGCCGTGACCCCGGCTGCACCATGCGCACCGTGAAGGAGCTCACCGGCCTGTCGGTCGACCACTTCATGATGGTCGACTTCAACGCGGTCAAGGAACTCTCCACGGCGGTCGGCGGTGTGACCGTCTGCATGGCCAAGCCGATCAACGACTCCAAGTCCCACCTCAAGCTGCCGAAGGGCGAGTCGAAGGTTGAGGGCGAGACGGCCCTGGCCCTGCTGCGGACCCGGCACAGCTTCGGCAACGAGAGCGACCTGGACCGGATCAAGGTCCAGCAGCAGTTCCTCGGCTCGATGATCCGGCAGATGAAGTCGGACGACACCCTGACGAGCCCCACGAAGCTCTTCAAGCTCGCCAACGCGGCCACCAAGGCGCTGACGGTCGACTCCGGCATCGGTTCGGTCGCGAAGCTGACCACCCTCGCCAAGGAGCTCGCCAAGGTCGACGCCAAGAACATCACCTTCACCACGGTGCCGGTCATAGACAACCCGGACGAGCCCACCCCGGTCACCGTGGTCGTCCATCCGACCAAGGCCGAGCAGCTCTTCGAGACGATGCGCCAGGACGTCTCCCTCACCGAGGTGGCGGCGCAGAAGAAGGCCGCCGCCGCGAAGGAGAAGAGCGCGCAGGAAGCCCTGCTCGACGGGGCGCGGGCGAAGGCCGCCGACGTACGGGTGGACGTGTACAACGGCGGGGACATCGACGGCGCGGCCGGAGCCACCGTCAGCTGGCTCCAGCTCGAAAAAGGTGTGCTGAAGTCCACCAACAAGGCCAACGCGCCTGCCAAGACCGAGAAGACGACGCTCGCGTACGCGCCCGACCAGGCGGACCAGGCCCGGACGCTCGCCGACATGATGGGGCTGCCCGCATCGGCCCTGAAGCAGGGCACCGAGGACGCCGAGGGGCTGGAAGCGATGACGCTGACGCTCGGCGCCGACTTCAAGGGGGCCGGGGTGGCCGTCGACGCGCCCGCCGCGGCGCCCACCGACATTCAGAGGGCCAGCGCCGACAAGGCGGTGTGCAGCGAGTGA
- a CDS encoding LCP family protein yields MTDSAGTPADPDPAPDSGRQDDAGAGTRDDGSPGGSPDPNGSPDGGPDESRARDDAPGPGTWAERPRAGRPGGRKRHWVRWTAVGAALVVLVAAGAGWWLYRKLNGNIRTDTAAEAELRAYERERPTALVTDAQNILLIGSDSRAGDNRKYGRDDGGRQRSDTVILLHLAADRKSATAVSVPRDLMVEIPSCHGSGGKATGAMNAQFNWAFEIGGTACTVRTVELMTKIRVDHHVVVDFSGFKDMVDAVDGVRICVREPIDDPAAHLKLAAGQRTLDGEQALGYVRARKSLGDGSDTERMDRQQQFLAALVNKVRSNGVLLNPARLYPVLDAATKSLTTDAGLDSLRDLYGLVRGMRNVPTDKVQFLTVPRRPYRQNPNRDELVQPDADKLFGQLREDTPVTVVPAKNSGSGAAPRKRAGTTADAARATPNPTYSGTNAADDLCKG; encoded by the coding sequence GTGACCGACAGCGCTGGCACGCCGGCCGACCCCGATCCCGCCCCGGACTCCGGCCGCCAGGACGATGCCGGGGCCGGTACACGGGACGACGGGTCGCCGGGCGGATCGCCGGACCCGAACGGATCGCCGGACGGCGGGCCGGACGAGAGCCGTGCGCGGGACGACGCCCCCGGGCCGGGCACCTGGGCGGAACGCCCCAGGGCCGGGCGGCCGGGCGGCCGCAAGCGTCACTGGGTGCGCTGGACGGCCGTGGGCGCGGCGCTCGTCGTCCTGGTCGCGGCGGGCGCGGGCTGGTGGCTGTACCGGAAGCTGAACGGCAACATCCGCACGGACACCGCCGCGGAGGCCGAGCTGCGGGCGTACGAACGCGAACGGCCCACCGCCCTCGTGACGGACGCCCAGAACATCCTGCTCATCGGCTCCGACAGCCGGGCCGGGGACAACCGGAAGTACGGCCGCGACGACGGTGGGCGGCAGCGCTCGGACACGGTGATCCTGCTGCATCTCGCGGCTGACCGGAAGAGCGCCACCGCCGTGTCGGTGCCCAGGGACCTGATGGTGGAGATCCCCAGCTGCCACGGCTCGGGCGGCAAGGCGACCGGTGCGATGAACGCCCAGTTCAACTGGGCGTTCGAGATCGGCGGCACGGCCTGCACGGTCCGGACCGTGGAGCTGATGACGAAGATCCGCGTCGACCACCACGTGGTGGTGGACTTCAGCGGGTTCAAGGACATGGTCGACGCGGTGGACGGGGTGCGGATCTGCGTCAGGGAGCCCATCGACGACCCGGCGGCCCACCTGAAGCTCGCCGCCGGGCAGCGCACCCTCGACGGCGAGCAGGCGCTCGGATACGTCCGCGCCCGCAAGTCGCTCGGCGACGGCAGCGACACCGAGCGGATGGACAGGCAGCAGCAATTCCTCGCCGCCTTGGTGAACAAGGTGCGGAGCAATGGCGTCCTGCTCAATCCGGCCCGGCTCTACCCCGTGCTCGACGCGGCCACGAAGTCGCTGACGACGGACGCCGGCCTGGACTCGCTGCGGGACCTCTACGGTCTGGTCCGCGGCATGCGGAACGTGCCCACGGACAAGGTGCAGTTCCTGACCGTCCCGCGCCGCCCCTACCGCCAGAACCCCAATCGGGACGAATTGGTGCAACCGGATGCCGACAAGCTCTTCGGGCAACTACGCGAAGACACCCCGGTAACGGTCGTACCGGCCAAGAATTCGGGCAGCGGAGCCGCCCCGCGGAAAAGGGCCGGCACGACCGCCGATGCCGCCAGGGCGACTCCGAACCCCACTTACTCGGGCACGAATGCTGCGGATGACCTGTGTAAGGGGTAA
- a CDS encoding peptidoglycan recognition protein family protein, protein MRTLHAATIGVTCAAALTLSLAAPTPALPVARASATPAADPPGSTQSLPLAPLAENRAAGETAATAAQGLTPREVEPFSLLGVVWDDAATELPGTVEVRTRATATARWSGWQAVETHNDEHAAEPGTPEGDAASVRGATAPLWVGASDAVEVRVRPTITDLFGRAAEPAVLPKGLRLELVDPGADPPATASTVPGAQPAAGTTATDGTGGTGTGTTVPPDTDTADVAVLPALSRAQTIADAQARGLGLPAAPEADQGADAPRAGSAVAAAKPYIGPRPGIITRKGWGADEKLRESQFAYTTTVKAAFVHHSATGNNYTCSQSASILRGIYRYHVKSNGWRDIGYNFAVDKCGNIYEGRAGGVTRAVLGAHTLGFNSKTMGIAVLGSYASTNPPTAAVNAVAKLTAWKLGLFGINPKGTVTLVSGGGNRYKKGSSVKMNAISGHRDGFATECPGARLYKKLGTTRTTSARLQGR, encoded by the coding sequence ATGCGTACTCTCCACGCCGCAACGATCGGCGTCACCTGTGCGGCCGCACTCACCCTCTCGCTCGCCGCGCCCACCCCCGCGCTCCCGGTGGCGCGGGCATCGGCGACCCCGGCCGCCGACCCGCCCGGCTCGACGCAGTCCCTGCCGCTCGCTCCGCTCGCGGAGAACCGGGCCGCAGGGGAGACGGCCGCCACCGCCGCGCAGGGCCTCACTCCCAGGGAAGTCGAGCCCTTCTCCCTCCTCGGCGTCGTCTGGGACGACGCGGCGACCGAGCTGCCCGGCACGGTCGAGGTCCGGACCCGCGCCACCGCCACCGCCCGCTGGTCCGGCTGGCAGGCAGTCGAGACGCACAACGACGAGCACGCGGCGGAACCCGGCACCCCCGAGGGCGACGCGGCCTCCGTCCGCGGCGCGACCGCTCCGCTCTGGGTCGGCGCGTCCGACGCGGTCGAGGTGCGGGTCCGGCCCACGATCACCGACCTGTTCGGCCGAGCCGCCGAGCCCGCCGTCCTCCCGAAGGGGCTTCGCCTGGAACTCGTCGACCCCGGCGCGGACCCGCCCGCCACCGCGAGCACGGTTCCGGGCGCGCAGCCGGCGGCCGGCACGACGGCGACGGACGGGACCGGCGGGACGGGTACGGGCACGACCGTCCCGCCCGACACGGACACCGCCGACGTCGCCGTGCTGCCCGCGCTCAGCCGCGCCCAGACGATCGCCGACGCGCAGGCCCGCGGGCTGGGGCTCCCGGCCGCACCCGAGGCCGACCAGGGGGCGGACGCGCCCCGGGCCGGGTCGGCGGTCGCCGCCGCGAAGCCGTACATCGGCCCCCGCCCGGGCATCATCACCCGCAAGGGGTGGGGCGCGGACGAGAAACTGCGCGAGAGTCAGTTCGCGTACACCACGACGGTGAAGGCGGCCTTCGTCCACCACAGCGCCACCGGGAACAACTACACCTGCTCCCAGTCGGCCTCCATCCTGCGCGGCATCTACCGCTACCACGTCAAGAGCAACGGCTGGCGGGACATCGGCTACAACTTCGCCGTCGACAAGTGCGGAAACATCTACGAGGGCCGGGCCGGCGGTGTCACCAGGGCGGTCCTCGGCGCGCACACGCTCGGCTTCAACAGCAAGACCATGGGCATCGCGGTGCTCGGCAGCTACGCCAGCACCAATCCGCCCACCGCGGCGGTGAACGCCGTCGCCAAGCTCACCGCGTGGAAGCTCGGACTCTTCGGCATCAACCCGAAGGGAACCGTCACCCTCGTCTCCGGCGGCGGCAACAGGTACAAGAAGGGCAGTTCGGTCAAGATGAACGCCATTTCCGGGCACCGCGACGGATTCGCAACCGAATGCCCCGGCGCACGTCTCTACAAGAAGCTCGGCACGACCCGGACCACCTCGGCCCGCCTCCAGGGGCGCTGA
- a CDS encoding coenzyme F420-0:L-glutamate ligase, which translates to MSTADAPAYRVWALPGLPEVRAGDDLAKLIAAAEPGLADGDVLLVTSKIVSKAEGRIMEATDRESAIDAETVRVVARRGTLRIVENRQGLVMAAAGVDASNTPAGTVLLLPEDPDRSARAIRDGLRDTLGVEVGVVVTDTFGRPWRAGLTDVAIGAAGVRVLDDLRGGTDAYGNPLSATVVATADELAAAGDLVKGKAAGLPVAVVRGLGHVVARAGGPDGDPDEPAGARALVRVAADDMFRLGTSEAVREAVTLRRTVREFTGDPVDPGAVRRAVAAAVTAPAPHHTTPWRFVLLESQESRTRLLDAMRDAWIADLRRDGKSEESIRKRVRRGDVLRSAPYLAVPCLVMDGSHTYGDERRDTAEREMFVVAAGAGVQNFLVALAGEQLGSAWVSSTMFCRSVVREVLDLPGSWDPLGAVAIGRPATAPRERAARDAEDFLTVR; encoded by the coding sequence GTGAGCACGGCGGATGCGCCCGCGTACCGGGTGTGGGCGCTGCCCGGACTGCCCGAGGTGCGGGCGGGGGACGACCTCGCCAAGCTGATCGCCGCCGCCGAGCCGGGGCTGGCCGACGGCGACGTGCTGCTCGTCACCTCGAAGATCGTCTCCAAGGCCGAGGGCCGGATCATGGAGGCGACCGACCGCGAGTCGGCGATCGACGCGGAGACCGTACGCGTGGTGGCGCGGCGCGGCACCCTGCGCATCGTCGAGAACCGGCAGGGTCTGGTGATGGCCGCCGCCGGGGTGGACGCCTCGAACACCCCCGCCGGGACGGTGCTGTTGCTGCCCGAGGACCCGGACCGTTCGGCCCGGGCGATCCGGGACGGGCTGCGGGACACACTGGGCGTGGAGGTCGGCGTCGTCGTCACGGACACCTTCGGGCGGCCGTGGCGGGCGGGGCTGACGGACGTGGCGATCGGCGCGGCCGGGGTGCGGGTCCTGGACGACCTGCGGGGCGGTACGGACGCGTACGGCAATCCGCTGAGCGCGACGGTGGTCGCCACCGCCGACGAGCTGGCCGCCGCGGGCGACCTGGTGAAGGGCAAGGCGGCCGGGCTGCCGGTCGCGGTGGTGCGCGGGCTCGGGCACGTGGTCGCCCGGGCCGGCGGACCGGACGGCGACCCGGACGAGCCCGCGGGTGCGCGTGCGCTGGTGCGGGTCGCCGCCGACGACATGTTCCGGCTCGGTACGTCCGAGGCGGTCCGGGAGGCGGTGACGCTCCGGCGCACCGTCCGCGAGTTCACCGGCGATCCGGTGGACCCGGGGGCGGTCCGGCGGGCGGTGGCCGCGGCGGTGACCGCCCCGGCGCCGCACCACACGACGCCCTGGCGGTTCGTGCTGCTGGAGTCGCAGGAGTCGCGGACCCGGCTGCTCGACGCGATGCGGGACGCCTGGATCGCCGATCTGCGGCGCGACGGGAAGAGCGAGGAGTCGATCCGGAAGCGGGTGCGCCGGGGCGACGTACTGCGCTCGGCGCCGTACCTGGCGGTCCCGTGCCTGGTGATGGACGGTTCGCACACCTACGGGGACGAGCGCCGGGACACCGCGGAGCGCGAGATGTTCGTGGTCGCGGCCGGGGCCGGGGTGCAGAACTTCCTGGTGGCGCTGGCGGGCGAGCAGCTCGGTTCGGCGTGGGTGTCCTCGACGATGTTCTGCCGGTCCGTGGTGCGCGAGGTGCTGGATCTGCCCGGATCCTGGGACCCGCTGGGTGCGGTGGCCATCGGCCGCCCGGCGACGGCGCCGCGCGAGCGGGCCGCCCGGGACGCGGAGGACTTCCTCACGGTGCGCTGA
- a CDS encoding TIGR03089 family protein gives MNASDRTPADLLRSALLTDPARPLVTFYDDATGERVELSVATFANWVAKTANLLQGDLAAEPGDRLALLLPAHWQTAVWLLACSSVGVVAEVGGDPAAADLVVTGPDTLERARACRGERVALALRPLGGRFPVAPDGFADYAVEVPGQGDRFAPYRPVDPDAPALVVDGTELTGAQLVARAREDAAGLGLAPGSRLLSGRSYDGWDGLAAGLWAPLASGGSVVLCRHLGQLDEDGLAKRVESERVTHRAV, from the coding sequence ATGAACGCCAGCGACCGCACCCCTGCCGACCTGCTGCGATCCGCGCTCCTTACGGACCCGGCCCGCCCCCTGGTCACTTTCTACGACGACGCCACCGGCGAGCGCGTCGAACTTTCGGTCGCCACCTTCGCCAATTGGGTGGCCAAGACCGCCAATCTCCTCCAGGGCGACCTGGCCGCCGAACCCGGTGACCGGCTCGCCCTGCTGCTCCCGGCGCACTGGCAGACGGCCGTCTGGCTCCTCGCCTGTTCCTCGGTCGGCGTGGTCGCCGAGGTGGGTGGCGACCCGGCGGCGGCCGATCTCGTGGTGACCGGCCCGGACACGCTGGAGCGCGCCCGCGCCTGTCGGGGCGAGCGCGTCGCCCTGGCACTGCGCCCGCTGGGCGGCCGCTTCCCCGTCGCGCCCGACGGGTTCGCCGACTACGCGGTCGAGGTGCCGGGCCAGGGCGACCGGTTCGCCCCCTACCGGCCGGTGGACCCGGACGCCCCCGCGCTCGTCGTGGACGGGACGGAGCTGACGGGTGCGCAGCTCGTCGCCCGCGCCCGCGAGGACGCGGCCGGGCTGGGGCTCGCGCCCGGTTCCCGCCTGCTGTCGGGACGCTCGTACGACGGCTGGGACGGGCTCGCCGCCGGGCTCTGGGCGCCGCTGGCGTCGGGCGGTTCGGTGGTGCTCTGCCGCCACCTCGGGCAGCTGGACGAGGACGGGCTGGCGAAGCGGGTGGAGAGCGAGCGGGTCACCCACCGCGCGGTCTGA